The proteins below are encoded in one region of Tamandua tetradactyla isolate mTamTet1 chromosome 9, mTamTet1.pri, whole genome shotgun sequence:
- the LRFN4 gene encoding leucine-rich repeat and fibronectin type-III domain-containing protein 4 produces the protein MAPPLLLLLLASGAAACPLPCVCQNLSESLSTLCAHRGLLFVPPNVDRRTVELRLADNFIQALGPPDFRNMTGLVDLTLSRNAITRIGARAFGDLESLRSLHLDGNRLAELGTGSLRGPVNLQHLILSGNQLGRIALGAFDDFLDSLEDLDLSYNNLRQVPWAGIGAMPALHTLNLDHNLIDALPPGAFAQLGQLSRLDLTSNRLATLAPDPLFSRGRDAEASPAPLVLSFSGNPLHCNCELLWLRRLARPDDLETCASPPGLAGRYFWAVPEGEFSCEPPLIARHTQRLWVLEGQRATLRCRALGDPAPTMHWVGPDDRLVGNSSRARAFPNGTLEIGVTGAGDAGGYTCIATNPAGEATAQVELRVLALPHGGNGSAEGGRPGPSDIAASARTAAEGEGTQESEPAVQVTEVTATSGLVSWGPGRPADPVWMFQIQYNSSEDETLIYRIIPASSRHFLLKHLVPGADYDLCLLALSPAAGPSDLTATRLLGCAHFSTLPATPLCHALQAHVLGGTLTVAVGGVLVAALLVFTVALLVRGRGAGNGRLPLKLSHVQSQTNGGPSPTPKTHPPRSPPPRPQRSCSLDLGDAGGCYGYARRLGGAWARRSHSVHGGLLGAACRGVGGSAERLEESVV, from the exons ATGGCCCCGccgctcctgctgctgctgctggctaGTGGAGCGGCCGCCTGCCCACTGCCCTGCGTCTGCCAGAACCTTTCCGAGTCGCTCAGCACCCTGTGTGCCCACCGGGGCCTGCTGTTCGTGCCGCCCAACGTAGACCGGCGCACGGTGGAGCTGAGGCTGGCTGACAACTTCATCCAGGCCCTGGGGCCGCCCGACTTCCGCAACATGACGGGGCTGGTGGACCTGACGCTGTCCCGCAACGCCATCACCCGCATCGGGGCCCGCGCCTTCGGGGACCTGGAGAGCCTCCGCTCCCTGCACCTGGACGGCAACAGGCTGGCAGAGCTGGGCACTGGCAGCTTGCGGGGGCCCGTCAACCTGCAGCACCTCATTCTCAGCGGTAACCAGCTGGGCCGCATCGCGCTGGGTGCCTTTGATGACTTCCTCGACAGCCTCGAGGACCTGGACCTGTCCTACAACAACCTGCGGCAGGTGCCCTGGGCTGGCATCGGCGCCATGCCCGCCCTGCACACCCTCAACCTGGACCACAACCTCATTGATGCGCTGCCCCCGGGCGCCTTCGCCCAGCTCGGCCAGCTCTCCCGCCTCGACCTCACCTCCAACCGCCTGGCCACGCTGGCCCCGGACCCACTCTTCTCGCGGGGGCGCGACGCAGAGGCCTCCCCCGCCCCGCTGGTGCTGAGCTTCAGCGGGAATCCCCTGCACTGCAACTGCGAGCTGCTgtggctgcggcggctggcgcggCCCGATGACCTGGAGACCTGCGCGTCCCCGCCGGGCCTGGCTGGCCGCTACTTCTGGGCCGTGCCCGAGGGCGAGTTCTCATGCGAGCCCCCCCTCATTGCCCGCCACACGCAGCGCCTCTGGGTGCTGGAGGGCCAGCGGGCCACACTGCGATGCCGGGCGCTTGGCGACCCCGCGCCCACCATGCACTGGGTGGGCCCTGATGACCGGCTGGTCGGTAACTCCTCCCGAGCCCGGGCCTTCCCCAACGGGACCCTGGAGATCGGGGTGACAGGTGCCGGGGATGCGGGGGGCTACACCTGCATTGCCACCAATCCTGCTGGCGAGGCCACAGCCCAGGTGGAGCTGCGGGTGCTGGCCCTGCCCCACGGTGGGAATGGCAGCGCCGAGGGGGGCCGCCCGGGACCTTCGGACATTGCTGCCTCAGCTCGCACTGCTGCCGAGGGCGAGGGGACTCAGGAGTCTGAGCCGGCTGTGCAGGTGACCGAGGTGACCGCCACCTCAGGACTGGTGAGCTGGGGGCCGGGGCGGCCAGCTGACCCTGTATGGATGTTCCAAATTCAGTACAACAGCAGTGAGGACGAGACCCTCATCTATCG GATCATCCCGGCCTCCAGCCGCCACTTCCTGCTGAAGCACCTGGTCCCTGGCGCAGACTATGACCTCTGCCTGCTGGCCCTGTCACCCGCTGCTGGGCCCTCTGACCTCACGGCCACGCGGCTGCTGGGCTGTGCCCACTTTTCCACGCTGCCAGCCACGCCCCTTTGCCACGCCCTGCAGGCCCACGTGCTGGGCGGGACACTGACCGTGGCCGTGGGGGGGGTGCTGGTGGCTGCCTTACTGGTCTTCACTGTGGCCTTGCTGGTTCGGGGCCGGGGGGCCGGGAATGGCCGCCTCCCCCTCAAGCTCAGCCATGTCCAGTCCCAGACCAATGGAGGGCCCAGCCCCACGCCCAAGACCCACCCACCGCGGAGCCCCCCACCACGCCCCCAGCGCAGCTGCTCCCTGGACCTGGGCGATGCGGGTGGGTGCTATGGCTACGCCAGGCGGCTGGGCGGGGCATGGGCCCGACGGAGTCACTCTGTGCACGGGGGCCTGCTCGGGGCGGCgtgccggggggtggggggcagtgcgGAGCGGCTGGAGGAGAGTGTGGTGTGA
- the RCE1 gene encoding CAAX prenyl protease 2 isoform X2 — protein sequence MAALGGDGLPLLSVSRPERQPQSAALGGPGPGLCCWVSVFSCLSLACSYVGSLYVWKSKLPRDHPAVIKRRFTSVLVVSSLSPFCVLLWRELTGIQPGTSLLTLMGFRLEGIFPAALLPLLLTMILFLGPLIQLSMDCSCDLADGLKIVLAPRSWARCLTDMRWLRNQVIAPLTEELVFRACMLPMLVPCTGLGRAVFTCPLFFGVAHFHHVIEQLRFRQSSVGSIFLSAGHLIGPILCHSFCNYMGFPAVCEALEHPQRWPLLAGYALGVGLFLLLLQPLTDPKLYGSLPLCVLLERAGDSDAPLCS from the exons ATGGCAGCGCTGGGCGGGGACGGGTTGCCCCTGCTGTCAGTGTCGCGGCCAGAGCGGCAGCCCCAGTCTGCGGCGCTCGGCGGTCCGggccctgggctctgctgctgggTGTCAGTGTTCTCCTGCCTCAGCCTCGCCTGCTCCTACGTGGGCAGCCTCTACGTCTGGAAGAGCAAGCTGCCCAG GGACCACCCCGCCGTTATCAAGCGGCGCTTCACCAGTGTCCTGGTGGTGTCCAGTCTCTCACCCTTCTGCGTACTGCTCTGGAGGGAACTCACAGGCATCCAG CCAGGCACATCCCTGCTCACCTTGATGGGCTTCAGGTTGGAGGGAATTTTCCCAGCAGCACTGCTGCCCCTCCTGCTGACTATG ATCCTTTTCCTGGGCCCTCTGATACAGCTTTCCATGGATTGCTCCTGTGATCTGGCAGATGGGCTGAAGATTGTCCTGG CCCCTCGCTCCTGGGCCCGCTGCCTCACAGACATGCGTTGGCTGCGGAACCAAGTGATCGCGCCGCTGACAGAGGAGCTGGTGTTCCGGGCCTGCATGCTGCCTATGTTAGTGCCGTGCACGGGCCTGGGCCGTGCTGTGTTCACCTGCCCACTCTTCTTTGGAGTTG cCCATTTTCACCACGTTATCGAGCAGCTGCGATTCCGCCAGAGTAGTGTGGGGAGCATCTTCTTGTCTGCAG GACACCTGATTGGGCCCATCCTCTGCCACTCCTTCTGCAATTACATGGGCTTCCCTGCCGTGTGTGAGGCTCTGGAACATCCACAGAGGTGGCCCCTGCTGGCTGGCTATGCCCTGGGTGTAGGACTCTTCCTGCTTCTACTCCAGCCCCTCACGGACCCAAAGCTCTACGGCAGCCTTCCCCTTTGTGTGCTTTTGGAACGGGCAGGGGACTCAGACGCTCCCCTGTGCTCCTGA
- the RCE1 gene encoding CAAX prenyl protease 2 isoform X3, which translates to MAALGGDGLPLLSVSRPERQPQSAALGGPGPGLCCWVSVFSCLSLACSYVGSLYVWKSKLPRDHPAVIKRRFTSVLVVSSLSPFCVLLWRELTGIQILFLGPLIQLSMDCSCDLADGLKIVLAPRSWARCLTDMRWLRNQVIAPLTEELVFRACMLPMLVPCTGLGRAVFTCPLFFGVAHFHHVIEQLRFRQSSVGSIFLSAAFQFSYTAVFGAYTAFLFIRTGHLIGPILCHSFCNYMGFPAVCEALEHPQRWPLLAGYALGVGLFLLLLQPLTDPKLYGSLPLCVLLERAGDSDAPLCS; encoded by the exons ATGGCAGCGCTGGGCGGGGACGGGTTGCCCCTGCTGTCAGTGTCGCGGCCAGAGCGGCAGCCCCAGTCTGCGGCGCTCGGCGGTCCGggccctgggctctgctgctgggTGTCAGTGTTCTCCTGCCTCAGCCTCGCCTGCTCCTACGTGGGCAGCCTCTACGTCTGGAAGAGCAAGCTGCCCAG GGACCACCCCGCCGTTATCAAGCGGCGCTTCACCAGTGTCCTGGTGGTGTCCAGTCTCTCACCCTTCTGCGTACTGCTCTGGAGGGAACTCACAGGCATCCAG ATCCTTTTCCTGGGCCCTCTGATACAGCTTTCCATGGATTGCTCCTGTGATCTGGCAGATGGGCTGAAGATTGTCCTGG CCCCTCGCTCCTGGGCCCGCTGCCTCACAGACATGCGTTGGCTGCGGAACCAAGTGATCGCGCCGCTGACAGAGGAGCTGGTGTTCCGGGCCTGCATGCTGCCTATGTTAGTGCCGTGCACGGGCCTGGGCCGTGCTGTGTTCACCTGCCCACTCTTCTTTGGAGTTG cCCATTTTCACCACGTTATCGAGCAGCTGCGATTCCGCCAGAGTAGTGTGGGGAGCATCTTCTTGTCTGCAG CGTTCCAGTTCTCCTACACAGCTGTCTTCGGTGCCTACACTGCTTTCCTCTTCATCCGCACAG GACACCTGATTGGGCCCATCCTCTGCCACTCCTTCTGCAATTACATGGGCTTCCCTGCCGTGTGTGAGGCTCTGGAACATCCACAGAGGTGGCCCCTGCTGGCTGGCTATGCCCTGGGTGTAGGACTCTTCCTGCTTCTACTCCAGCCCCTCACGGACCCAAAGCTCTACGGCAGCCTTCCCCTTTGTGTGCTTTTGGAACGGGCAGGGGACTCAGACGCTCCCCTGTGCTCCTGA
- the RCE1 gene encoding CAAX prenyl protease 2 isoform X1, whose product MAALGGDGLPLLSVSRPERQPQSAALGGPGPGLCCWVSVFSCLSLACSYVGSLYVWKSKLPRDHPAVIKRRFTSVLVVSSLSPFCVLLWRELTGIQPGTSLLTLMGFRLEGIFPAALLPLLLTMILFLGPLIQLSMDCSCDLADGLKIVLAPRSWARCLTDMRWLRNQVIAPLTEELVFRACMLPMLVPCTGLGRAVFTCPLFFGVAHFHHVIEQLRFRQSSVGSIFLSAAFQFSYTAVFGAYTAFLFIRTGHLIGPILCHSFCNYMGFPAVCEALEHPQRWPLLAGYALGVGLFLLLLQPLTDPKLYGSLPLCVLLERAGDSDAPLCS is encoded by the exons ATGGCAGCGCTGGGCGGGGACGGGTTGCCCCTGCTGTCAGTGTCGCGGCCAGAGCGGCAGCCCCAGTCTGCGGCGCTCGGCGGTCCGggccctgggctctgctgctgggTGTCAGTGTTCTCCTGCCTCAGCCTCGCCTGCTCCTACGTGGGCAGCCTCTACGTCTGGAAGAGCAAGCTGCCCAG GGACCACCCCGCCGTTATCAAGCGGCGCTTCACCAGTGTCCTGGTGGTGTCCAGTCTCTCACCCTTCTGCGTACTGCTCTGGAGGGAACTCACAGGCATCCAG CCAGGCACATCCCTGCTCACCTTGATGGGCTTCAGGTTGGAGGGAATTTTCCCAGCAGCACTGCTGCCCCTCCTGCTGACTATG ATCCTTTTCCTGGGCCCTCTGATACAGCTTTCCATGGATTGCTCCTGTGATCTGGCAGATGGGCTGAAGATTGTCCTGG CCCCTCGCTCCTGGGCCCGCTGCCTCACAGACATGCGTTGGCTGCGGAACCAAGTGATCGCGCCGCTGACAGAGGAGCTGGTGTTCCGGGCCTGCATGCTGCCTATGTTAGTGCCGTGCACGGGCCTGGGCCGTGCTGTGTTCACCTGCCCACTCTTCTTTGGAGTTG cCCATTTTCACCACGTTATCGAGCAGCTGCGATTCCGCCAGAGTAGTGTGGGGAGCATCTTCTTGTCTGCAG CGTTCCAGTTCTCCTACACAGCTGTCTTCGGTGCCTACACTGCTTTCCTCTTCATCCGCACAG GACACCTGATTGGGCCCATCCTCTGCCACTCCTTCTGCAATTACATGGGCTTCCCTGCCGTGTGTGAGGCTCTGGAACATCCACAGAGGTGGCCCCTGCTGGCTGGCTATGCCCTGGGTGTAGGACTCTTCCTGCTTCTACTCCAGCCCCTCACGGACCCAAAGCTCTACGGCAGCCTTCCCCTTTGTGTGCTTTTGGAACGGGCAGGGGACTCAGACGCTCCCCTGTGCTCCTGA
- the RCE1 gene encoding CAAX prenyl protease 2 isoform X4 yields the protein MGFRLEGIFPAALLPLLLTMILFLGPLIQLSMDCSCDLADGLKIVLAPRSWARCLTDMRWLRNQVIAPLTEELVFRACMLPMLVPCTGLGRAVFTCPLFFGVAHFHHVIEQLRFRQSSVGSIFLSAAFQFSYTAVFGAYTAFLFIRTGHLIGPILCHSFCNYMGFPAVCEALEHPQRWPLLAGYALGVGLFLLLLQPLTDPKLYGSLPLCVLLERAGDSDAPLCS from the exons ATGGGCTTCAGGTTGGAGGGAATTTTCCCAGCAGCACTGCTGCCCCTCCTGCTGACTATG ATCCTTTTCCTGGGCCCTCTGATACAGCTTTCCATGGATTGCTCCTGTGATCTGGCAGATGGGCTGAAGATTGTCCTGG CCCCTCGCTCCTGGGCCCGCTGCCTCACAGACATGCGTTGGCTGCGGAACCAAGTGATCGCGCCGCTGACAGAGGAGCTGGTGTTCCGGGCCTGCATGCTGCCTATGTTAGTGCCGTGCACGGGCCTGGGCCGTGCTGTGTTCACCTGCCCACTCTTCTTTGGAGTTG cCCATTTTCACCACGTTATCGAGCAGCTGCGATTCCGCCAGAGTAGTGTGGGGAGCATCTTCTTGTCTGCAG CGTTCCAGTTCTCCTACACAGCTGTCTTCGGTGCCTACACTGCTTTCCTCTTCATCCGCACAG GACACCTGATTGGGCCCATCCTCTGCCACTCCTTCTGCAATTACATGGGCTTCCCTGCCGTGTGTGAGGCTCTGGAACATCCACAGAGGTGGCCCCTGCTGGCTGGCTATGCCCTGGGTGTAGGACTCTTCCTGCTTCTACTCCAGCCCCTCACGGACCCAAAGCTCTACGGCAGCCTTCCCCTTTGTGTGCTTTTGGAACGGGCAGGGGACTCAGACGCTCCCCTGTGCTCCTGA